The genomic stretch gtacatttatatcaATCTTGCAAAAGTGTAACTACCAATATTTTCTTCatgaatttttaattataaataaaaaaaaaaaaaaaaaaaataagagtaACAGAATAAAAAGGTTATCccagaaaatttaaaaatattttccaatactttttatttgtttagtAGAGAAATGTTATGTGCTAAggtttgttatttttttttcatgggGATATTTGAATGGGGAGGAAGTAGAAttgttctaaaaaaaaaattaaaataaaatagcgGTATAAATCCTTTTCATGATAAGCACATTGTTATgcttaaaatttatatgaaggTTTGCttgtatgaatgtatatatatttatatgtatgtatgtatatatacataatttttttttaatttagaagagttatatacattaagagttcaaatatttttactttttcgtAGCCGGAATACACAATTCACAGTGGCTTACAAACAACAAAGGTATTTGTAAAAACATAACTTGAAGTTGTAGTCATTCATGACttctttttcgttttatattaatttatttattcattttattttaattaattttattattttattttatcttgcacaatatttttatggtgcttccaaatatttcaaaaaatattgcacgataaatatacaattttttatgaattgtgtaataaaggaaaacttctactttttttaagtgtattattttgtatgttGCATTCACTTATTTAAGAATGCAACGCACTATATTGTACAGCTTCGTTATTTtcgtgtgtatatatacacccaCACACATGTATttactattataatttttagtatGCTTTTTATAAAGCTAagatacataataatatagtttGACCAAGCAGAATTAACGATAaccgtatgtatatatatatatatatatgtaatacgTAATCACTTATtagtttaaaaattaaataaaagctagaaaaaaaaaaaaaatttattaaactGCACTCAGGataataactttttattgTAAAGAAGCTCTTACAAAaagattttaaaataaaaaaaaaaaaaaaaaatatatgcaaaaaatataataaaataagcaGGAATTTTCATCGAATtgggaaaaaaatacatagatttgtaactatataaaaatgttaaaaaatttcgTTAACGTCGCTagccatatttttttgtaatattggAAAAATAGTATGAAAATTTTGCTTTACGTAAATATTAGTAACACCcaagaaaataatacaacTTATTAGCAGAAAAGGgagaaaaacatatatataagcattaagtatatacatgcatatatatttatatatataaaatttatgtgTGAGAGTATATGGGTATACGTAcaaatatgtgcatatatataggcATTTTGTAGTTCATGTAACTTCgtagttaattttttattttatacagtGAAATTAAATAGTCCGTGAAACTTAGTTTTATGAATATACGTTTATCTAACGgctctttaatttttaaaaatttaacagTAAGAGCCCTTcacattttgttattttattttttaaggttgaatgaagatatataattttgattAGTTTAaactagaaaaaaaaatttttttttaatttatttcattttttttttaaatacttgtttttgaaattatgataaatgtgtatatttatatatgtataaagcGACAACAAAACAGTAAgtatttataattgttaaatcattcattatgtataaaaatatacgcTGTAGAAtggaagaataaaaataaagaatattgTTGTTCTACAAAACAATTCAAgcattaatattattcttttaataaatacagTTTACTAATTTATGATGGTCCTATAAAAAtgatgttttttatttagattTAAGGTTCATTTAACTTTTTCATAGTTTTAtcttaaattaaaaaaaaatatatatataattattctaaaaaaaaacttgaagaaaaggatttttttttttaattttttttttattttatatatacatatatatgtagtatatatttatatgtatatttatgtttatgtttatgtttataactatatataattgcgtatatatataacaatgcatatctcaaaatttttaataaacacTTGATGGTCatttttgttctatttttgtttttttaggCACAACTTTTGGCTAATAATTTTAgtgataataattaaattcttatgaacctttttttttggattaatattttttatgttttttttttcctcctaAGGAGGGCATTTTAacttaattattttgattataattgttaaaaaatttttaaaacaacACCCCTGTTATTTGATTATTGTAAatgtagaaatatatatatatatatgtatcaataatcttaaatatatattatatactatataataGCTTGAATAAATCGCCCCTTttcttgttatttttaagatgaattaaaaaaaaaataaaaaacttaacaataaaataatgcatcaacctatttattaaaataattttttttttttttttttttttttttttgtgaaaaaagtaaaagtttttaaaataatgtcATCATATTGTAGTGATAGAAGAACGAGGTTTCTTTTTCTAAAGATACCTGTAACGTTAAATAGTATGATTAGAAAAAACTCTTTTGCAAGCACTTTAGAGgagagtaaaaaaaaaaaggttaatAAAAGGAATATGAGTAATAATTTAGTATTTCTAtctatttttaacatattgCTTTTTGGGTTATTATTTCGTTTAGAACAACAGGTAATATAGAAAAGGGTAAAAGGATAGAGCATACTTATGTTGCACCACAACGATGTTCGCGTTTTGTGCGTCTATCTTTgagtaaattattattagttaGTTGTAAGGTGTGAGTTATGAGTTGTGAGTTGTAAGGTGTGAGTTGTGAGTTGTAAGGTGTGAGTTGTAAGTTGTAAGTTGTGAGTTGTGCACTGtgtattgttaattttttaatttttttaattgttttatttcctttttttttgttggtTCCTCCCTCATAAACATCCACATCTGCGCATTACAGGATAAAGATTTCAAGGAAAGCACTGAAAGTTTCAAAGCAGCGTTTAGCAATTTCATTGGTTCAAGGAAACTGTCTGATagattttttggaaaaactGTGGATAACGAAAATGGTAACTTAGAAGAAGAGGAGGACATAGTGTTAAATAATAAGTTAGAATTAaaagaacataaaaattactatgtgccattaaattatataaataataatcttAGTGAAACGTTTGAAGATACACCGAATTATGAAACTgttagaaaaaatgaaaaacaaaaaaaaaaaattataaataattgtgATTATGAACATTACGATGTAGATAATTTAGAATATCTTAGTGAGCTAACAGAAGATGatgtaaataaaagaataataagtTTAGGCGAATATGTAGATGTTAAAGATATGTTTGTATTATGGAATTATACTAATGGTTTTGagagaataaaatatattaacatgcAGAAAAACATAATACAATATTGTGAAGATTTAGCAACTATTACTAATATACcaagaaaagtaaaaactGAAGAATGGACaaaagtttattattttatgaaagaTGAACTTTTCTATAAAGAACGAGAATTCTATAAGGAATTTTATGATTTCCTTCAAAATGGTCCTTGTCAGACTAAAGTATTTGTTCaatttataaatgatatgAAACTCGAATGGAGGAATTTTAGGAGGGGCATTAATAGTGTATGTATGGAGATGATAAATTCGGAGTTCAATTGCTACTAACATGCAGTTACCAGGTGAGACAAGGGAGAATGCATTGGGGTGTTCATGTGCATATGGATGTATACATTTGTTcgtacgtacgtatgtatgtacatatatatatgcttgtatttgtacatatatatatgcttgtatttgtacatatatatatgcttgtatttgtacatatatgtacatgcttgtatgtatatttaagtGACAATAAGAAGAATGAATTTGAGTAGTACCCctttagttatttttttccatttagaacactaaaagaattattaagaTTTGAAGTTATACAACTGAGCCTGTAGTGGCAAGGACGCTGATATGTAACCCGGGGTACAATGCATACGTGTAGGGGTACTATATATGCATACCAACATATATGGTACATATGTGCATGAATGCATGTTGCCTATTAACATAGTCATAAATGAAAggcttaattttttttttgtttatttgtttgtttgtttgtttgtttgtttgtttgtttgtttgtttgtttgtttgtttgtttgtttgtttgtttgttcatttgtttgtGTGTTTATTTTCCTGATTTTAACTTCTCTATACTGTGTAACagaaattaagaaaaaaaaaatttctttaccacttttttttttttgcaatatttgtaaaaatgtttGGACCTCcaacatatatatctatatctatatctatatatatatgaccCAATTATAGGAATAAATGCTAATATATAAGGATATATAATTTGCTTTAGCTGGTTATGTCGCTCCGCAtcattttcaaattttcGTTTAAGCTACATTTTAATCTTTTGCTTTAACTGACGTAAAACATAACAGACATTTATTGTTCCTTTTTAACACTTCTTATAAATTAATGCGTAAACTGTTGAAGTGATACAAAATATACTATCACTGTTTTTTACTGTATAAACAATGTTAAGGTGTGTTTTTGTATGTGGGAAAGGGGGGGGGAATTGAAAATCTGCAATTTTAGGTTCTTTAGATGTTTTTAATGTAAGAAAAATAGGCTTATAAAACGATATAAAAGTTGAGCATGTGCAGTTGTATTTTCAAATAACAGATTTAGCGAAATCATGTAGAATAACCATTCATTTGtgaaaagaaagaatttTGAAAaggtattatttattttcattttaagaAGCAGTAAACTTGCTAATTGGGGGAAACACATAAATTATGACTTGCTTGAAGAGAGCTACAGGTTTTTCTACATATATAGACGACTTAAGTTATCAgctgaaaaattttttagctCGAATAATGTGTAAATAGGAAATAAGCATATGACTACATGGTGTAACTTGTAAAGGTGAACCCATAGGAAAGGCACCTCATTATCGAATGTTTTAATGTGGTATTATGCATGAATAGATATAcgcatgtacacatatacataccatatatacatatacgtatatattccCGCTCATTGGACACTTTGTGAGCcaaatattttgataatgaaatatatgaatgcAAAATGGAGTGTTCACACAACCCCTCGACTGACccaaaaaattatacctGTGTTACTAAAGTGATAAGAGAACATTAACTAAGATCGTTTGAGGTACTATATGAAATTGTGATTTCAGGAATAAATagaaatgtacatatgtatatagacATATGTGTGTCCATACGTGTCGAgcgaaaaataaataagaaaagaaaaaaaggaaaactcATTTTTATGGCATTTAACTGCATTCAGCGCTTCTTCTCCCAATATTAGCGCATGTTTTctgttttaaatttatataagtacGCGCAAATGTGGGGACTCAAGTGTATGTATAAGTGTATGCATAAATGTGtgcattatttatttattttattatttattttttttttttttggaggATCATGATAGGATGATACTGAAAAGATATGTtcatttttagttttttttcctttaccAAAAAATACGATTTACTCGTTTGAAAGATATgggtaaaatgaaaaataaaacgtgAATTGCAAAGTAGGAAAttatattcttcattttaattaaaatgatgATATTGCCTCCTTTTTCTCTCGGTTTCacttagaatatatatataataatatacatatacatataaatatatatgtacatatgtatatacatatataatacatatatattatctattcAAATTATTCTATGTACTAGAATAATTTGTTATTTCTggtaaaacaaaaagtaCGCTTATCTAAATTAtatgtgatatatatttttatatatcattgCATGTAATTAGTAAGTCTGAAAATACACAATTATTCAAGGGAAATAATCTTATATAAAAGGTTAAGCCTGTATATACAGGTCGTACCCTTTTATTAACTCTTTGCGTGCATATTCGCTTATGTTTCGAAAAAAATGAGTATGCTAAATATGGttttccaaaaaatatatatgggtAGATGAATTTTGCGTGCACACCAGTCAGTCTTGGTGTTACCCTTACGAC from Plasmodium malariae genome assembly, contig: PmUG01_00_27, whole genome shotgun sequence encodes the following:
- the PmUG01_00051500 gene encoding Plasmodium exported protein (PHIST), unknown function, yielding MSSYCSDRRTRFLFLKIPVTLNSMIRKNSFASTLEESKKKKVNKRNMSNNLVFLSIFNILLFGLLFRLEQQDKDFKESTESFKAAFSNFIGSRKLSDRFFGKTVDNENGNLEEEEDIVLNNKLELKEHKNYYVPLNYINNNLSETFEDTPNYETVRKNEKQKKKIINNCDYEHYDVDNLEYLSELTEDDVNKRIISLGEYVDVKDMFVLWNYTNGFERIKYINMQKNIIQYCEDLATITNIPRKVKTEEWTKVYYFMKDELFYKEREFYKEFYDFLQNGPCQTKVFVQFINDMKLEWRNFRRGINSVCMEMINSEFNCY